One Cyprinus carpio isolate SPL01 chromosome A16, ASM1834038v1, whole genome shotgun sequence genomic region harbors:
- the LOC109055198 gene encoding protein C-ets-2-like isoform X1 translates to MEMYQAGFYTEDFRTQEVPGGFDFSSYDCSGEDLSFLLDSKGPTQQQYPETYSEPQKEHLHSSKGHTLPVSSTDSGLFNLDSFPEFSCWASYTNIPEGMVADRQQIAFQESNQTYQNLVPLCTPAQSSPFSPGMDTSSHYQPGKGQNHRAASGTVSLGDTERTYALYEAEQQSRPSYWSDYPSPSYCSSMLGQPASSSSPPVTKSAEQCCPRVAKRRNAPSQRSDREGEMTPMSAYPGSGPIQLWQFLLELLLDSACHTFISWTGDGWEFKMSDPAEVAKRWGQCKNKPKMNYEKLSRGLRYYYHKNIIHKTAGKRYVYRFVCDVQGMLGKTAHEVFASLNISPSNGASPQSVNTTRSEETTESWAH, encoded by the exons aTGGAAATGTATCAAGCTGGATTTTACACAGAAGACTTCAGAACTCAGGAGGTTCCTGGTGGATTTGACTTCAGCTCATATG ACTGCAGTGGTGAAGACCTGTCCTTTTTATTAGACAGCAAAGGACCTACCCAACAGCAGTATCCAGAAACATATTCAGAGCCCCAGAAGGAGCATTTGCACAGTTCTAAAG GTCATACTCTTCCAGTCAGCTCTACTGACTCTGGACTCTTTAATCTGGACTCCTTCCCTGAGTTTAGCTGTTGGGCATCCTATACTAATA TTCCAGAAGGAATGGTAGCAGACAGGCAGCAGATTGCCTTTCAGGAATCAAATCAAACCTACCAGAACCTCGTCCCCCTGTGTACTCCAGCACAAAGCAGTCCATTCAGCCCAGGGATGGACACCAGCAGCCATTACCAACCTGGGAAAGGTCAAAATCACAGAGCAGCATCCGGTACTGTCAGTCTTG GTGATACTGAGAGAACCTATGCCTTGTATGAGGCAGAGCAGCAAAGCAGGCCTTCATATTGGTCCGACTATCCCTCACCCAGTTACTGCTCTTCCATGCTTGGACAGCCAGCATCCTCTTCATCACCTCCAGTTACTAAATCCGCTGAGCAGTGCTGTCCCCGTGTGGCCAAAAGGCGTAACGCACCATCTCAAAGATCAGACAGAGAGGGGGAAATGACACCCATGTCTGCCTATCCAG GATCCGGACCCATCCAGCTTTGGCAGTTTCTGCTAGAACTTCTGCTGGATTCTGCTTGCCACACTTTCATTAGCTGGACTGGGGATGGCTGGGAGTTTAAAATGTCAGATCCTGCAGAG GTGGCGAAGCGGTGGGGGCAGTGTAAAAACAAGCCTAAAATGAACTACGAGAAGCTAAGTCGTGGTCTGCGCTACTACTACCACAAAAACATCATTCACAAAACGGCAGGAAAGCGTTACGTCTACCGCTTTGTTTGTGACGTGCAAGGAATGCTTGGAAAAACGGCACATGAGGTCTTTGCCAGTCTTAACATCTCACCATCAAATGGTGCATCTCCACAGTCTGTAAACACAACCAGATCGGAGGAAACCACAGAGTCCTGGGCACATTAG
- the LOC109055198 gene encoding protein C-ets-2-like isoform X2: protein MEMYQAGFYTEDFRTQEVPGGFDFSSYDSKGPTQQQYPETYSEPQKEHLHSSKGHTLPVSSTDSGLFNLDSFPEFSCWASYTNIPEGMVADRQQIAFQESNQTYQNLVPLCTPAQSSPFSPGMDTSSHYQPGKGQNHRAASGTVSLGDTERTYALYEAEQQSRPSYWSDYPSPSYCSSMLGQPASSSSPPVTKSAEQCCPRVAKRRNAPSQRSDREGEMTPMSAYPGSGPIQLWQFLLELLLDSACHTFISWTGDGWEFKMSDPAEVAKRWGQCKNKPKMNYEKLSRGLRYYYHKNIIHKTAGKRYVYRFVCDVQGMLGKTAHEVFASLNISPSNGASPQSVNTTRSEETTESWAH from the exons aTGGAAATGTATCAAGCTGGATTTTACACAGAAGACTTCAGAACTCAGGAGGTTCCTGGTGGATTTGACTTCAGCTCATATG ACAGCAAAGGACCTACCCAACAGCAGTATCCAGAAACATATTCAGAGCCCCAGAAGGAGCATTTGCACAGTTCTAAAG GTCATACTCTTCCAGTCAGCTCTACTGACTCTGGACTCTTTAATCTGGACTCCTTCCCTGAGTTTAGCTGTTGGGCATCCTATACTAATA TTCCAGAAGGAATGGTAGCAGACAGGCAGCAGATTGCCTTTCAGGAATCAAATCAAACCTACCAGAACCTCGTCCCCCTGTGTACTCCAGCACAAAGCAGTCCATTCAGCCCAGGGATGGACACCAGCAGCCATTACCAACCTGGGAAAGGTCAAAATCACAGAGCAGCATCCGGTACTGTCAGTCTTG GTGATACTGAGAGAACCTATGCCTTGTATGAGGCAGAGCAGCAAAGCAGGCCTTCATATTGGTCCGACTATCCCTCACCCAGTTACTGCTCTTCCATGCTTGGACAGCCAGCATCCTCTTCATCACCTCCAGTTACTAAATCCGCTGAGCAGTGCTGTCCCCGTGTGGCCAAAAGGCGTAACGCACCATCTCAAAGATCAGACAGAGAGGGGGAAATGACACCCATGTCTGCCTATCCAG GATCCGGACCCATCCAGCTTTGGCAGTTTCTGCTAGAACTTCTGCTGGATTCTGCTTGCCACACTTTCATTAGCTGGACTGGGGATGGCTGGGAGTTTAAAATGTCAGATCCTGCAGAG GTGGCGAAGCGGTGGGGGCAGTGTAAAAACAAGCCTAAAATGAACTACGAGAAGCTAAGTCGTGGTCTGCGCTACTACTACCACAAAAACATCATTCACAAAACGGCAGGAAAGCGTTACGTCTACCGCTTTGTTTGTGACGTGCAAGGAATGCTTGGAAAAACGGCACATGAGGTCTTTGCCAGTCTTAACATCTCACCATCAAATGGTGCATCTCCACAGTCTGTAAACACAACCAGATCGGAGGAAACCACAGAGTCCTGGGCACATTAG